One segment of Rhodopirellula baltica SH 1 DNA contains the following:
- a CDS encoding DUF1559 family PulG-like putative transporter, translating to MRQKQHANSGFTLVELLVVIAIIGVLVGLLLPAVQSAREAARRMSCSNNMKQLGLAMHNYHDTMSSFPLGSYNLRETWPASGSNWRALILPFLEQGNIHDQLEFSYSSHFMAGGAAGADALKGNEILKYLAVPTYACPSSAIDMFENAPVSNNSEGAMNIMYVGIQGAARPVPGGDPNKGTADLGHGWSSNNGMLFANGKIKMRDVVDGTTNAIMIAEQSGWVDGVNRTSNYYGGWMGSRHPRPVDGPSSWDLWQTGTTCVRFAPNSQIVQTGATDRMYRNNTVINSMHTGGINVVMGDASVQFITDSIDFLLLKQLCCRYDGEVTTFPQ from the coding sequence ATGCGTCAGAAGCAACATGCAAACTCTGGATTCACTTTGGTCGAGCTATTGGTTGTCATAGCGATCATTGGTGTCTTGGTTGGACTCCTTCTTCCCGCAGTCCAATCTGCAAGAGAAGCCGCCAGAAGAATGAGTTGTTCGAACAACATGAAACAACTTGGTTTAGCGATGCACAACTATCACGACACGATGTCAAGCTTTCCTCTTGGTTCATATAACCTTCGAGAGACTTGGCCCGCCAGCGGATCAAATTGGCGTGCGTTGATTCTTCCATTTCTCGAACAAGGCAACATTCACGACCAGCTTGAGTTCAGCTATTCGTCTCATTTCATGGCCGGTGGCGCAGCCGGTGCGGATGCACTCAAAGGCAACGAAATCCTCAAATACCTTGCCGTTCCAACTTACGCATGCCCCTCATCCGCGATTGATATGTTCGAGAACGCGCCGGTATCGAACAATTCCGAAGGTGCCATGAACATCATGTATGTCGGAATCCAAGGCGCCGCTCGTCCGGTCCCTGGTGGCGACCCAAACAAGGGAACCGCTGACCTTGGTCACGGTTGGTCGTCCAACAACGGAATGCTGTTTGCCAATGGAAAAATCAAGATGCGTGACGTTGTCGACGGGACAACCAATGCCATCATGATCGCAGAGCAATCCGGATGGGTCGACGGGGTGAACCGCACATCAAACTACTACGGTGGATGGATGGGCTCGAGACACCCGCGCCCAGTCGATGGACCAAGCAGCTGGGACCTTTGGCAAACCGGAACAACTTGCGTTCGATTCGCACCGAACTCGCAAATTGTGCAAACGGGAGCAACCGACCGCATGTATCGAAACAACACGGTGATCAATTCCATGCACACCGGCGGAATCAATGTGGTGATGGGTGATGCGAGCGTTCAATTCATCACCGATTCGATCGACTTTTTGCTGCTGAAACAATTGTGTTGCCGCTACGACGGTGAAGTCACCACTTTCCCACAATAG
- a CDS encoding putative signal transducing protein, which produces MTQSIPPESPQTPDNTPPSDDDATLVTVAERPTEPAATVLVSILADAGIRAVAVGGFTAGFVAEAPGWVQVKTFERDAEKAREIIAQIKAEPLDF; this is translated from the coding sequence ATGACTCAATCGATCCCACCGGAAAGCCCGCAAACACCGGACAACACACCACCGTCGGACGACGACGCGACATTGGTCACCGTGGCGGAACGTCCGACGGAGCCCGCTGCAACGGTGCTGGTCAGCATTCTTGCAGACGCTGGAATTCGAGCAGTGGCGGTCGGAGGCTTTACCGCCGGGTTCGTTGCGGAGGCACCGGGTTGGGTCCAAGTCAAAACGTTCGAACGAGATGCCGAGAAGGCTCGCGAGATCATCGCCCAAATCAAAGCAGAGCCGCTCGACTTCTGA
- a CDS encoding HU family DNA-binding protein, whose product MRVISEELGLTQQETKEVVQRTFDSIVETLVREGRIELRNFGVFEVKPRAARKARNPKTGQQVDVPEKYVVTFKPGKVMEQRVRQLSSDNLPDTWVMPLDHVPQEGSAERPNETDDPNRPPNSPPNSPSGSWQ is encoded by the coding sequence GTGCGCGTCATTTCCGAAGAACTCGGGCTGACTCAGCAGGAAACCAAAGAGGTCGTGCAGCGGACGTTTGACTCGATCGTCGAAACCTTGGTGCGGGAAGGCCGCATTGAACTGAGGAACTTCGGTGTGTTTGAAGTCAAACCGCGAGCTGCTCGAAAAGCACGCAATCCAAAGACGGGACAACAAGTCGACGTGCCCGAAAAGTACGTCGTCACGTTCAAACCCGGCAAGGTGATGGAACAACGCGTCCGGCAATTGTCCAGCGACAACCTGCCTGACACATGGGTCATGCCACTGGACCACGTGCCTCAGGAGGGTTCTGCCGAGCGTCCGAACGAAACCGACGACCCGAACCGTCCGCCAAACAGCCCCCCCAACAGCCCATCGGGCAGTTGGCAATAG
- a CDS encoding M48 family metalloprotease codes for MLNEQGFKLSFYVFLLVLVSLCCGSVPGWSEPSFRSVIASVALVAGWTILCHTAARMMVLQVRRGHMRIRDASRMLEVQLDIFRWLGLPVVLTCLGAFSLAAWSREQPILESSMMLQSIVLLMPGITILLATWSAEHVFGARLGLTDSSLRNYFVSLWSGLRAGPVWLIIPTMLFLLLGDLAEWSQPIATGNAVAIGIGVGIAAIAFLLPWIVSRVIRQETMAPADRESITLWLNRVGVRTEGWSAMRVVRWNTNGRVFNALVAGLFRPGRMLLLSDRVIDELPRGQLLMVVMHEVAHVRRWHVPIRMAAVAPAWFVSIWVGSLFTNESWGATVGGLTGLVLTVGTLSAVAYLTEWDADAVACKLAVKAGGQADGMPATEAEAAGMMAAALGRVTAGHPAARRASWLHPSLAMRVKRLAKPPRMHLI; via the coding sequence ATGCTCAACGAACAAGGATTCAAATTGTCTTTCTACGTCTTTTTGCTGGTTTTGGTATCGCTCTGCTGCGGTTCCGTCCCGGGTTGGTCGGAACCGTCGTTCCGGTCGGTGATTGCCAGCGTCGCGTTGGTGGCGGGATGGACGATTCTGTGTCATACGGCCGCTCGAATGATGGTGTTGCAGGTCAGGCGTGGGCACATGCGAATTCGAGACGCGAGCCGGATGCTTGAGGTTCAGCTAGACATTTTCCGCTGGTTGGGGCTGCCCGTGGTGCTGACTTGTCTTGGTGCGTTTTCACTGGCGGCCTGGTCCCGCGAACAGCCGATTTTGGAGTCCAGCATGATGCTGCAATCCATCGTTCTGCTGATGCCAGGCATCACCATTCTGCTGGCGACTTGGTCCGCCGAGCATGTCTTTGGGGCTCGGCTGGGTCTAACCGACTCGTCGCTGCGAAACTACTTTGTATCGTTGTGGTCAGGACTCCGGGCAGGTCCCGTTTGGTTGATCATTCCAACGATGCTCTTTCTGCTGTTGGGTGATTTGGCAGAATGGAGTCAACCGATCGCTACGGGCAATGCGGTCGCAATCGGTATCGGAGTGGGAATCGCGGCGATCGCATTTTTGCTGCCATGGATCGTGAGCCGAGTCATTCGTCAGGAAACCATGGCTCCCGCCGATCGCGAATCGATCACATTGTGGCTCAACCGCGTGGGCGTGCGAACCGAGGGATGGTCTGCGATGCGGGTCGTCCGATGGAACACCAACGGACGTGTCTTCAACGCTTTGGTGGCGGGTTTGTTTCGTCCCGGACGAATGCTGTTGTTGTCCGATCGCGTGATTGACGAATTGCCTCGAGGTCAGTTGTTGATGGTCGTCATGCACGAGGTGGCTCATGTGCGGCGCTGGCACGTTCCGATCCGAATGGCGGCCGTCGCACCAGCGTGGTTTGTTTCGATTTGGGTTGGGTCGTTGTTCACGAATGAATCCTGGGGAGCAACCGTTGGCGGGCTGACTGGGTTGGTGTTGACCGTCGGGACTTTGAGTGCTGTTGCGTATCTGACGGAATGGGACGCTGACGCGGTCGCTTGCAAGTTGGCTGTCAAAGCCGGCGGCCAAGCCGATGGGATGCCAGCGACGGAAGCCGAAGCGGCTGGAATGATGGCCGCGGCCCTGGGCCGAGTCACGGCGGGACATCCCGCGGCACGTCGAGCGAGTTGGTTGCACCCCAGTTTGGCGATGCGAGTCAAACGGTTGGCCAAACCGCCTCGCATGCATCTGATTTGA
- a CDS encoding ABC transporter permease, which yields MSDALTLDRLCVSAGKRNLLQDAHLAFPDGKITVLVGGSGAGKSVLLRVLAGILPRHGDAIQWSGDLQWRGEPIDSESMPRTGIVFQQFALFDELSPTANVQFAIDHRANRDDAPQHNASDWLEFLGVPASTPVAALSGGQKQRLAIARTLASAPEIILYDEPTSGLDAATGKRVAELIRETQTRFGRTSIVVTHDYETLLPIADEVLLFDSAAQTIRRIDRSEWPNVAEQMEAVALSPSQLNEAGSEQATGPLAMLRRGAERFLDSTGRSLVAAARLPWDARPVVPRMKWAGRFLAHYLRLVGGPSAWVYLIIAGLIAGFTTTYFTLRFLPFRLYTQPLLIDELLSSIGFALYRILVPVLATVLIAARCGAAVAADVGVKQYGGQVDAFRTLGIRAPAYLLIPILAAFLIATPILEWIAFTASHWISRVTFNFSHPEIGVHFWQQHFFRAITPDTTGGSIITWWKGWDWVLAKNLLCGFGTAAIGYHQGITPKHSAGDVSHCITATVLWTTLYVLVVHFVVALLEF from the coding sequence TTGTCTGACGCGTTGACCCTGGATCGTTTGTGCGTGTCGGCCGGCAAGCGAAACCTTCTGCAGGACGCTCACCTGGCGTTTCCGGACGGAAAGATCACCGTGCTAGTTGGCGGCAGCGGAGCGGGCAAGAGTGTTCTGCTGCGAGTCCTGGCGGGGATCTTGCCGCGACACGGCGACGCGATCCAGTGGAGCGGCGATCTTCAATGGCGCGGTGAGCCAATTGATTCTGAATCGATGCCGCGAACCGGGATCGTGTTCCAGCAGTTCGCGTTGTTCGATGAGCTATCACCGACCGCGAATGTGCAATTCGCGATTGACCACCGCGCGAATCGCGATGACGCGCCACAACACAACGCTTCGGACTGGTTGGAATTTCTTGGTGTTCCCGCATCAACGCCGGTCGCGGCACTGAGCGGTGGTCAAAAGCAGCGATTGGCGATCGCTCGGACTTTGGCGTCGGCTCCCGAAATCATTCTTTACGACGAACCGACCTCCGGATTGGATGCGGCGACGGGAAAACGCGTTGCCGAACTGATTCGCGAGACGCAGACGCGTTTTGGTCGAACCAGCATTGTCGTGACCCACGATTACGAAACACTGCTGCCGATCGCCGACGAAGTTTTGTTGTTTGATTCTGCTGCGCAGACGATCCGCCGAATTGATCGATCGGAATGGCCTAACGTGGCTGAGCAAATGGAGGCGGTCGCTTTGTCTCCTTCTCAATTGAATGAAGCGGGATCGGAGCAAGCAACAGGACCGCTCGCGATGCTGCGACGTGGTGCGGAGCGATTTCTTGATTCAACCGGACGCAGTTTGGTCGCCGCGGCAAGACTACCTTGGGATGCGCGGCCGGTCGTACCGCGAATGAAGTGGGCAGGGCGCTTCCTGGCTCACTATCTGCGTTTGGTCGGCGGACCATCGGCCTGGGTTTACTTGATCATCGCAGGTTTGATCGCGGGGTTCACGACGACTTACTTCACGCTGCGTTTCTTGCCGTTTCGTTTGTACACCCAGCCTTTGTTGATCGACGAATTACTTTCCTCGATCGGGTTTGCTCTCTATCGGATTTTGGTACCGGTATTGGCGACCGTCTTGATCGCGGCTCGGTGTGGTGCGGCGGTTGCCGCGGACGTCGGGGTCAAACAGTATGGTGGTCAGGTCGACGCCTTTCGGACGCTTGGGATCCGCGCCCCGGCGTATTTGTTGATTCCGATTTTGGCCGCGTTCCTGATCGCGACACCAATCTTGGAATGGATCGCATTCACCGCGTCGCACTGGATCAGCCGGGTGACGTTCAATTTTTCGCATCCGGAAATCGGCGTTCATTTCTGGCAACAGCACTTCTTTCGTGCCATCACGCCCGATACGACCGGAGGATCCATCATCACATGGTGGAAAGGTTGGGATTGGGTGCTCGCAAAGAACTTGCTTTGTGGTTTCGGCACCGCGGCGATTGGTTACCATCAAGGGATTACCCCCAAGCATTCAGCCGGTGATGTCAGTCATTGCATTACCGCGACGGTACTTTGGACGACCTTGTATGTGTTGGTTGTTCACTTCGTCGTCGCCTTGCTGGAATTTTGA
- a CDS encoding adenosylmethionine--8-amino-7-oxononanoate transaminase: MMNSVWRPYCQMKTAPPPMKIVATEGCHLIGQNGECWIDGMASWWSACHGYNHPQVRDAVTEQLHRMPHVMFGGITHEPAERLANRLAELAPDDLNHVFFSDSGSVAVEVAMKMAIGHWRRHDRPGRTRFLAFDNAYHGDTTGAMSLCDPQRSMHARYSGAITQQYHVALPRDATTEAVLERTLAAHSDSIAGVFVEPLVQGAGGMRFHDVITLRRIRDACKRHDVLLIADEIATGFQRTGKMFAVDHTADLQSPVVPDILCLGKALTAGTMSMAVTIARSHVFDSFYSDDPGAALMHGPTFMANPLACSAANASLDLFEGNPYDVEKIETILRERLSVLRDIDNVADVRCFGAIGVVQFRDPPKMQMVQDELVRRGVWLRPFGDCLYTTPPLCINEDALHRICDAMIEATRATMPRSDSPMCNQLR, translated from the coding sequence ATGATGAACAGCGTGTGGCGGCCGTATTGCCAGATGAAGACCGCTCCTCCGCCGATGAAAATCGTCGCGACGGAAGGCTGCCATCTGATCGGCCAAAACGGTGAATGCTGGATCGATGGAATGGCATCGTGGTGGTCGGCTTGCCACGGATACAATCACCCGCAAGTTCGCGATGCGGTGACCGAACAATTGCATCGAATGCCTCATGTCATGTTCGGTGGCATCACGCATGAACCAGCCGAGCGTTTGGCAAATCGGCTGGCCGAGTTGGCTCCCGACGATTTGAACCACGTGTTCTTTTCAGACAGCGGATCCGTCGCGGTGGAGGTTGCGATGAAGATGGCGATTGGCCATTGGCGTCGCCACGATCGTCCCGGTCGCACACGGTTCTTGGCTTTCGACAACGCTTATCACGGCGACACCACCGGTGCGATGTCGCTTTGCGATCCTCAACGCAGCATGCACGCAAGGTACAGCGGAGCGATCACGCAGCAATATCACGTCGCACTTCCGCGTGATGCAACGACGGAAGCGGTTTTGGAACGCACGTTAGCGGCGCATTCGGATTCGATCGCGGGTGTTTTTGTGGAGCCGTTGGTCCAAGGTGCCGGCGGGATGCGATTTCACGATGTCATCACACTCCGGCGGATTCGCGATGCTTGCAAGCGGCACGACGTTCTGTTGATCGCCGATGAGATTGCAACCGGGTTTCAGCGTACCGGTAAGATGTTCGCGGTCGATCACACCGCGGATCTGCAGTCACCCGTTGTGCCCGACATTCTGTGTCTCGGCAAGGCGTTGACGGCTGGCACGATGTCGATGGCGGTCACGATTGCTCGGTCCCATGTGTTCGATTCGTTCTACAGTGACGACCCCGGTGCGGCATTAATGCACGGGCCGACATTCATGGCGAACCCATTGGCTTGTTCTGCCGCGAACGCTTCGCTGGATCTATTCGAAGGAAATCCTTACGACGTCGAGAAGATCGAGACGATTCTTCGCGAACGTTTGTCCGTCCTCCGAGACATAGACAACGTTGCGGATGTGCGGTGTTTTGGAGCGATTGGAGTCGTTCAGTTCCGTGATCCGCCCAAGATGCAGATGGTTCAAGACGAGTTGGTTCGGCGAGGCGTCTGGCTGCGTCCGTTTGGGGATTGCTTGTACACGACGCCGCCGTTGTGCATCAACGAAGATGCGTTGCACCGAATCTGCGACGCAATGATCGAGGCAACTCGCGCGACTATGCCGCGAAGCGATTCGCCCATGTGCAATCAGTTGCGATAA
- a CDS encoding putative DNA modification/repair radical SAM protein, whose product MPSPSDINGKLAILADAAKYDASCASSGSKRESKGGLGSTEGMGICHSYTPDGRCVSLLKILLTNYCIYDCQYCVNRISSDTPRARFTPEQVVKLTMDFYRRNYIEGLFLSSGIIQDSDYTMGQMIEVAKTLRERESFRGYIHLKTIPNAADDLIETAGQYADRLSINIELPTVGDLKTLAPEKKRPAIEQSMDRIKIKREEITSDRKRGLRVPQFVPAGQSTQMIVGATDSTDQDILNTSSVLYGTHQLRRVYYSAYSPIPHADARLPGMSPPLVREHRLYQADWLLRFYGFDASELTTPESQNLDLDIDPKLAWALRNRESFPIDVNRASREMLLRVPGIGERGVKRILNTRRHHAIRDEDLIRIGVSYKKARPFLITSDRHPEPLSLDSVGLRNRLRPKSVQLSLFDAFESAATGQV is encoded by the coding sequence ATGCCGTCACCATCGGACATCAACGGAAAACTGGCGATCCTCGCTGACGCCGCGAAATACGATGCCTCCTGCGCTAGCAGTGGCTCGAAACGCGAATCGAAGGGCGGTTTGGGCAGCACCGAAGGAATGGGGATTTGCCACTCGTACACGCCCGACGGACGATGCGTTTCCCTGCTGAAAATTCTGCTGACGAACTATTGCATCTACGATTGCCAGTACTGCGTCAACCGAATCAGCAGCGATACCCCGCGGGCTCGGTTCACTCCGGAGCAAGTCGTCAAGCTGACGATGGATTTCTACCGCCGCAATTACATCGAAGGGTTGTTTCTCAGCAGCGGAATCATCCAAGATTCCGACTACACGATGGGGCAAATGATCGAGGTCGCGAAAACGCTTCGTGAGCGAGAGTCGTTCCGCGGCTACATCCATTTGAAAACAATTCCAAACGCTGCGGATGACTTGATCGAGACGGCGGGTCAATACGCTGACCGGCTGAGCATCAACATCGAACTACCAACCGTCGGCGACTTGAAAACCCTTGCACCAGAAAAGAAACGCCCGGCGATCGAACAGTCGATGGACCGGATCAAAATCAAACGAGAAGAAATCACGTCGGATCGAAAACGAGGCCTTCGTGTGCCGCAATTTGTTCCCGCGGGCCAAAGCACACAAATGATCGTTGGTGCAACCGACTCAACCGATCAAGACATCCTGAACACTTCGTCGGTACTGTACGGCACACATCAACTGCGTCGTGTCTATTACTCCGCGTACAGCCCGATCCCGCACGCGGACGCCCGTCTGCCGGGCATGTCGCCTCCATTGGTCCGTGAACATCGTTTGTACCAAGCCGATTGGCTGCTGCGGTTCTATGGGTTCGATGCATCGGAACTGACAACGCCGGAATCGCAAAACCTCGATTTGGACATCGATCCTAAACTCGCTTGGGCACTTCGCAATCGCGAGTCGTTTCCGATCGATGTCAATCGAGCGTCGAGAGAGATGTTGCTACGAGTTCCCGGAATCGGGGAGCGAGGCGTCAAACGTATTCTCAACACGCGACGTCATCACGCCATCCGGGATGAAGACCTGATTCGAATTGGCGTCTCGTACAAAAAAGCACGCCCCTTCTTGATCACGTCAGATCGTCATCCGGAACCACTCAGCCTGGACAGTGTTGGACTACGGAATCGCCTGCGTCCCAAATCAGTCCAGTTGAGCCTTTTCGATGCGTTCGAGTCAGCTGCGACTGGACAGGTTTAA
- a CDS encoding toprim domain-containing protein, with product MSGRYFAPYGKAPVHYPIDDPARTGVTPDQTELVIVEGDSAAKSVNQVRDTTRQSVLALQGKPMNVAKASRSVALRNEVLIRFASTLLDHKLSASEDWIEALRKADRCRYARLVVLMDPDADGIHCGVLVLGFLLRFAPQLLQERRVCVVRPPMFLFRIRGTTADQAGVQIRTLVASNPDHARRMEAKLTEAGMSDYERFRHRGLGSIPPDVLRTCCVDPSSRAADEMSREEAADAVRLFSGG from the coding sequence GTGAGCGGCCGATACTTTGCACCATACGGCAAAGCACCGGTGCACTATCCCATCGACGATCCGGCTCGGACGGGTGTGACGCCCGATCAAACGGAGTTGGTCATTGTCGAGGGTGACAGTGCGGCGAAGTCGGTCAACCAAGTTCGAGATACGACGCGGCAATCGGTTCTCGCTTTGCAAGGCAAGCCGATGAACGTTGCCAAGGCGAGCCGATCGGTTGCACTTCGCAATGAAGTTTTGATTCGCTTCGCGTCGACGCTTTTGGACCACAAGCTTTCCGCCAGCGAAGATTGGATCGAAGCGTTGCGAAAAGCCGATCGATGTCGCTACGCCCGACTGGTGGTATTGATGGATCCGGATGCGGACGGCATCCATTGCGGCGTTTTGGTGCTTGGGTTTTTACTTCGATTCGCACCGCAGTTGTTACAGGAACGACGCGTGTGTGTGGTTCGTCCGCCAATGTTTCTGTTTCGCATTCGCGGAACCACGGCGGACCAGGCCGGCGTGCAAATACGAACTTTGGTCGCTTCCAACCCGGATCACGCGCGGCGGATGGAGGCCAAATTGACCGAAGCGGGCATGTCCGACTACGAACGTTTTCGCCATCGTGGTCTGGGCAGCATTCCGCCGGATGTTTTGCGGACTTGTTGTGTCGATCCAAGCTCGCGGGCGGCCGATGAAATGAGTCGCGAAGAAGCGGCGGACGCGGTGCGTCTATTCAGCGGTGGTTAG
- a CDS encoding YkgJ family cysteine cluster protein, translated as MAKRPVKPGSNPKSAPWYADGLRFECTQCGECCSGEPGYVFVDENEIADLAKEMKLDRDAFEDKFLRRVGNQFSLLEYPDGDCIFLDPRSRRCMVYNARPIQCRTWPFWDSTLAGPTDWAETCEVCPGAGKGQLYSFDEIEIRRKEKSV; from the coding sequence GTGGCCAAACGTCCCGTCAAACCTGGCTCCAATCCCAAGTCTGCTCCCTGGTACGCCGATGGGTTGCGTTTCGAGTGCACCCAGTGCGGTGAATGCTGCAGCGGCGAGCCCGGCTATGTCTTCGTCGATGAGAACGAAATTGCTGATTTGGCCAAAGAAATGAAGCTCGATCGCGACGCGTTCGAAGACAAATTTCTACGCCGCGTCGGAAACCAATTCAGCTTGCTGGAATACCCCGACGGAGATTGCATTTTCCTGGACCCGAGATCGCGACGCTGTATGGTTTACAACGCCCGACCAATTCAGTGCCGAACGTGGCCATTTTGGGACAGCACGCTCGCTGGGCCCACTGATTGGGCGGAAACGTGCGAGGTCTGCCCGGGAGCGGGAAAAGGACAACTGTACAGTTTCGACGAAATCGAAATTCGCCGCAAAGAAAAGTCGGTTTGA
- a CDS encoding serine/threonine-protein kinase — MNNESTIILAGTDNDIPSPPPHGLKRYTGLREMARGATAVLQAGVDSVIGRTVAIKKLLPEIRADRYERRRLLREARVTAQLQHPNTVPVYEIGDDDLEGVYFTMKRISGENLFESLKRIARNDEHAVAAFPLQRRLEIVADACQALAYAHARGVIHRDVKPENIWVGNFGEVILLDWGVAKVWGHADDAQTLHRQQMQPDHETKTETQLQTLTGGGQRPGTPLYMSPEQVNGNRGIDERTDIFSAGVVLYESLAIREPFRGRTIDETFDNIKHADVPPPSEKSPQYDIPKEVDAVVMKAIAKRPAERYQSMRELIADIRALTISVS, encoded by the coding sequence ATGAACAATGAATCGACTATCATTCTGGCTGGCACTGACAACGACATCCCATCGCCACCGCCGCATGGGCTGAAGCGGTACACGGGATTGCGTGAAATGGCGCGAGGTGCCACCGCGGTATTGCAGGCCGGGGTGGACTCGGTGATCGGTCGTACCGTGGCGATTAAAAAGTTGTTGCCAGAAATTCGAGCAGATCGTTACGAACGTCGACGTTTGCTTCGGGAAGCTCGGGTCACGGCCCAATTGCAGCATCCAAACACGGTGCCCGTTTACGAAATCGGGGACGATGATTTGGAGGGTGTTTACTTCACGATGAAGCGGATCTCGGGTGAAAACCTGTTTGAGTCTTTGAAGCGAATTGCTCGCAATGACGAACACGCGGTCGCCGCTTTTCCGTTGCAGCGAAGGTTGGAAATCGTTGCGGATGCTTGCCAAGCTCTCGCCTACGCGCACGCTCGCGGTGTCATTCATCGCGATGTGAAGCCAGAAAACATTTGGGTGGGCAACTTTGGCGAAGTCATCTTGCTCGATTGGGGCGTCGCGAAAGTTTGGGGGCATGCGGATGATGCACAGACATTGCACCGCCAGCAAATGCAGCCTGATCATGAAACCAAGACCGAAACCCAGTTGCAAACGTTGACCGGTGGCGGCCAACGTCCCGGCACGCCGCTGTATATGTCGCCCGAGCAAGTCAACGGAAATCGCGGCATCGACGAGCGGACCGATATCTTCAGCGCAGGCGTCGTGCTCTACGAATCACTCGCAATTCGTGAACCGTTCCGGGGGCGGACGATCGACGAGACGTTTGACAACATCAAGCACGCTGATGTGCCACCACCGAGTGAGAAATCGCCGCAGTACGACATTCCAAAAGAAGTCGATGCGGTGGTCATGAAAGCGATCGCGAAACGACCGGCCGAACGCTACCAATCAATGCGTGAGTTGATCGCGGACATTCGAGCGTTGACCATTTCGGTGTCGTGA
- a CDS encoding alpha/beta hydrolase: MPNEPAAHSDQSTPANHTDDVAASAGAPRASKTKPTIRHRILRTSGLLAIIYVGVCIGLVVMETRLLFPGAYMEKSILMDPNRFEPDRPTPGTVETITYAAVDGADLEGRLLIRDGAEEVILFLHGNGIHADEMDGWTRRLSDSWNATVLTAEYRGFQGDGFTPSEVSTIEDAVSAIDTLSQTTNTPISQIMVYGRSLGGGVACGLVAALHERGDSIEALCLDRTFDSAASVGADRFFFLPVRWLMKNQYDSVKALANYEGALVQIHGTPDRIVPRKNGRALYDSLILEHRDWIELSSMFHNDRLPTKTLDVAGQKLKALRNEAFPKADMQAPETLTTAE; encoded by the coding sequence ATGCCTAACGAACCAGCCGCACATTCCGATCAATCCACCCCTGCGAATCATACAGATGACGTCGCGGCGTCTGCAGGTGCTCCGCGAGCGTCAAAGACCAAACCAACGATCCGCCATCGAATTCTTCGCACCTCGGGCCTGCTGGCGATCATTTATGTCGGCGTGTGCATTGGACTGGTCGTGATGGAAACTCGGTTGCTCTTCCCGGGTGCATACATGGAAAAGAGCATCTTGATGGATCCGAATCGCTTCGAGCCTGATCGCCCCACGCCGGGAACGGTGGAAACGATCACTTATGCCGCGGTCGATGGGGCCGACTTAGAAGGCCGATTGCTGATCCGTGACGGAGCGGAAGAGGTGATTCTGTTTCTGCATGGCAACGGCATCCATGCCGACGAAATGGATGGTTGGACCCGCCGATTGTCGGACAGTTGGAACGCAACGGTGCTGACGGCCGAGTATCGGGGTTTCCAAGGTGATGGCTTCACGCCAAGTGAAGTTAGCACCATAGAAGATGCCGTGAGTGCGATCGACACGCTTTCGCAAACCACGAACACACCAATTTCGCAAATCATGGTCTACGGCCGATCGCTCGGTGGCGGTGTCGCCTGCGGGTTGGTCGCGGCATTGCACGAACGAGGCGATTCGATCGAAGCACTTTGTCTCGACCGCACCTTTGACAGTGCCGCCAGTGTGGGAGCGGACCGATTCTTTTTTCTTCCTGTTCGCTGGCTGATGAAAAACCAATACGACAGCGTCAAAGCACTTGCGAATTACGAAGGGGCTTTGGTCCAAATTCATGGCACTCCCGATCGCATCGTCCCTCGGAAGAACGGCCGTGCCCTCTACGATTCATTGATCCTGGAACACCGTGATTGGATAGAGCTATCCAGTATGTTCCACAATGACCGTCTGCCAACAAAGACGCTTGACGTTGCCGGCCAAAAACTCAAAGCCCTTCGCAACGAAGCGTTTCCCAAAGCGGACATGCAGGCGCCGGAAACACTAACCACCGCTGAATAG